In one window of Bacteriovorax sp. BAL6_X DNA:
- a CDS encoding A/G-specific adenine glycosylase: MFKKLLKWSKDTYTELPWRRNRTVYKTLVSEIMLQQTTVGTVQNHFERFLLIYPDIETLASSTEEEICVAWKGLGYYRRARNLRKAAIDIVENFNGKIPTKYEDLISITGIGEYTANAILSIGQNKSALSIDANIERVVSRIYGIQGAKGPKLQKLIKKKFEDGEFPEIAKCKGRDINEALMDLGRIYCQARSANCVGCPVYKDCVAGNSKDALEYPEIPVKKIAKTYELDLLRVIVKEKDSILGYRKADDEWLSGQIECPTFILKSEDKKLKQYPELDSKLSYKKLKKYKTAITKYKITNYILEISHAEFKKSYTGAFRKYKLNEKLNISTATTKALDKIL; the protein is encoded by the coding sequence ATGTTTAAAAAACTTCTTAAATGGTCGAAAGACACTTATACAGAGCTTCCTTGGCGAAGAAATAGAACTGTCTATAAAACACTTGTTTCAGAAATTATGTTGCAACAAACAACGGTCGGTACAGTTCAAAACCACTTTGAAAGATTTCTTTTAATCTATCCTGATATTGAAACTTTGGCCTCTTCAACTGAAGAAGAAATTTGTGTTGCCTGGAAGGGTCTTGGTTACTATCGACGTGCACGAAACCTTAGAAAGGCCGCAATTGATATCGTTGAAAACTTCAATGGTAAAATTCCAACAAAGTATGAAGACTTGATCTCTATTACGGGAATTGGAGAGTACACGGCCAATGCTATTTTAAGTATTGGACAAAATAAGAGCGCGCTTTCAATCGATGCCAATATTGAAAGAGTTGTCAGTCGTATTTATGGTATTCAAGGGGCCAAAGGGCCAAAGCTTCAAAAGTTAATTAAGAAAAAATTTGAAGATGGAGAGTTTCCTGAAATTGCAAAGTGCAAGGGACGTGATATTAACGAGGCCTTAATGGATCTTGGGCGTATCTATTGTCAGGCCCGAAGTGCAAATTGTGTGGGTTGTCCTGTTTATAAAGACTGTGTTGCAGGAAATTCAAAAGATGCCCTTGAGTACCCAGAAATTCCTGTAAAGAAGATTGCTAAAACGTATGAACTTGATCTTCTTAGAGTTATTGTGAAAGAAAAAGATTCAATTCTAGGATATCGTAAGGCCGATGATGAGTGGCTATCTGGTCAAATTGAATGCCCAACATTTATTTTAAAGAGTGAAGACAAGAAGCTTAAACAATACCCTGAGCTAGACTCAAAGCTTTCTTATAAGAAGTTAAAGAAATATAAGACAGCTATCACAAAGTATAAAATCACAAATTATATTCTTGAAATTTCACATGCTGAATTTAAAAAGAGTTACACTGGTGCTTTTAGAAAGTATAAACTCAATGAAAAATTGAATATATCAACGGCAACAACTAAGGCCCTTGATAAAATCTTATGA
- a CDS encoding helix-turn-helix transcriptional regulator, producing MSEFNKEKLDDYLGIIRKYMQVRGPMTQKELAESTGLGVSTVSRFLSMKTTEINPQVVAKITAELDIPLHEMIDFVEEHFSDHFIRLVKFYKGDEKKEQSAQNAKAPQQQVNNTSGGFEDALVDTIKSGTTGNAQVNSNPTMKIGGKTRTMPFVTDTSNEDVLKERMAQLTPRQKAYVADFLSLDIDARDLIVDLGNDLFRYFRQRGMIA from the coding sequence ATGTCTGAATTTAACAAAGAGAAATTAGACGATTATTTAGGAATTATTAGAAAGTACATGCAGGTGAGAGGGCCAATGACGCAAAAAGAGCTAGCAGAATCGACAGGCCTAGGTGTTTCTACAGTTTCTCGTTTCCTCTCAATGAAGACAACTGAAATCAATCCTCAGGTAGTTGCTAAAATTACAGCAGAATTGGATATTCCACTTCATGAAATGATTGATTTTGTCGAAGAGCACTTTAGCGATCACTTTATAAGACTAGTTAAATTCTATAAAGGTGATGAAAAGAAAGAGCAGTCAGCGCAAAATGCAAAAGCGCCACAACAGCAAGTTAATAATACTAGTGGTGGATTTGAGGATGCTCTCGTTGACACGATTAAAAGTGGAACAACAGGCAATGCTCAGGTTAACTCTAATCCAACGATGAAAATTGGCGGAAAAACGAGAACAATGCCATTTGTTACTGATACGAGTAACGAAGATGTTTTAAAAGAACGTATGGCCCAACTAACACCAAGGCAAAAGGCATACGTTGCTGATTTTTTAAGTCTTGATATCGACGCTAGAGATTTAATTGTCGATCTTGGAAATGATTTATTTAGATACTTTAGACAAAGGGGAATGATTGCTTAA
- a CDS encoding zinc ribbon domain-containing protein: MENLKYLKDVMDLEKVIEGLESATDEELKRIDFLKKQLSNKSESIDQLNLQLTETKECLNSLEKELFDSDKKLEQAKHNLNSVTSSQQEEALQKTINLLEKESNLKQDTILELLEEVEQLEATISEAHEFIKGINETISEIKVEVAQIKSSNDSKINEVENQIMGLLDEVGVQAKELYLRAKKKHHHTAATFLQGNSCGSCRLTYSIGECNEFNKGNDLILCRGCGRLILPSTLRTL, from the coding sequence ATGGAAAACTTAAAATATCTAAAAGATGTCATGGATTTAGAAAAGGTCATTGAGGGCCTAGAGAGCGCAACAGACGAAGAATTGAAGCGAATCGATTTTTTAAAGAAACAACTAAGCAATAAGTCTGAGTCAATAGATCAACTTAATTTACAGCTAACTGAAACTAAAGAGTGTTTAAATTCTCTTGAGAAAGAACTATTTGATTCAGATAAAAAGCTTGAACAAGCTAAGCATAACTTAAATTCTGTAACAAGTAGTCAACAGGAAGAGGCCCTTCAAAAAACGATCAATTTATTAGAAAAAGAATCAAACCTAAAACAGGATACGATATTAGAACTACTTGAAGAAGTAGAGCAGCTCGAAGCAACGATCTCTGAAGCACATGAATTCATTAAGGGTATCAATGAGACAATCTCTGAAATAAAAGTAGAAGTTGCACAAATTAAATCATCTAATGATTCAAAAATAAATGAAGTCGAAAATCAAATTATGGGCCTTCTAGATGAAGTAGGTGTTCAGGCCAAGGAACTTTATCTAAGGGCAAAGAAAAAACACCACCATACTGCAGCTACATTTCTTCAAGGCAATAGCTGCGGTAGTTGTCGCCTAACATATTCAATTGGTGAATGTAATGAATTTAACAAAGGCAATGATTTAATTCTATGCCGTGGGTGTGGAAGACTAATTCTCCCAAGCACCCTACGTACACTCTAA
- a CDS encoding pentapeptide repeat-containing protein: MATLTNFIMTKTLSDFTNGQYEVIEKELVRSSDLSNLTISGSLFSQTTFIAVNFKSCIFFGSKMRECKFINCTFENCSFEFSHIEACNFDGCKIIGNTWKYSTLKNSIIEDCELDLEVYKVIKDGDLNKFDLYEETQDIEEIKEEVEEVLSFEAALIASPNQWGTSLLNFIKSAA; the protein is encoded by the coding sequence ATGGCCACTTTAACAAACTTCATTATGACTAAGACATTATCTGACTTCACAAATGGACAGTATGAAGTAATTGAAAAAGAGCTAGTAAGATCAAGTGATTTAAGTAACTTAACCATATCTGGTTCTCTCTTCTCTCAAACCACTTTTATCGCTGTTAACTTCAAGTCTTGCATTTTTTTTGGCTCAAAAATGAGAGAGTGTAAATTTATCAACTGTACGTTTGAAAATTGCAGCTTCGAATTTTCACATATTGAAGCCTGCAATTTTGATGGATGCAAGATCATAGGGAATACATGGAAGTATTCCACTTTAAAAAATTCGATCATTGAAGATTGTGAACTAGATCTTGAAGTTTATAAGGTTATCAAAGATGGTGACCTGAATAAATTCGATCTTTATGAGGAAACTCAGGATATCGAAGAGATTAAGGAAGAAGTTGAGGAAGTTCTAAGTTTTGAAGCCGCTCTTATTGCTTCACCCAACCAATGGGGAACCAGCTTACTTAACTTCATTAAATCTGCAGCTTAA
- a CDS encoding S9 family peptidase, protein MKYPQPKKIPHETKIHDQVLTDDYFWMRNREEDSDVIKFLNEENELFKNYLNDSEELKNTIFEELKSRELQTYETCPYPHDEYEYFERYEEGKDYPIHFRRHIGTNEKQVCLDENELAQGRDFLDVGTFEISPCHRYLIYTIDDNGDELYDLYIKDLSTNEIILEGPKKINGGPVWFNDSKHYAYIEMDENMRPFKVHVTDMVNSFDKVIYTEESGEYFLTIEETMDHRYLLINAGGSANNSISYIKADASDLNPIEIFPKEDKIEYTVETDGNDFLVLTNKFSENFSILRTPIARPDYASATVEVEGSSERYLTNLNVFKDFKVISFREKGLNHFLVIKGDERKEISFPEDAYHVGGGNNANFDTKVYRYNYSSPTTPSTTYDYNVETGESTRIHQIEVPGFDQHKYVVERKFIPSHDGVMVPMTIIRAKTTKIGDPNKCLLYGYGSYSISIHPWFNRNNISLLDRGFVYAIGHIRGSSTMGRSWYENGKFLKKQNTFKDFYACAKYLINEGYTAKGRIGIMGGSAGGMLVGATINLDTENLIGAACADVPFVDVLNTMLDDSLPLTQLEYEEWGNPNDKEYFDYIKSYCPYSNIQKRDYPAVLAIAGLNDPRVTYWEPMKWTYKLRDFASDSRVKLLWTNMDAGHAGASGRFETFKEFADIYTFFIKELE, encoded by the coding sequence ATGAAATACCCTCAGCCAAAGAAAATCCCACACGAGACAAAAATTCATGACCAAGTTTTAACTGATGACTACTTCTGGATGAGAAATCGCGAAGAAGATAGTGATGTCATAAAATTTCTAAACGAAGAAAATGAGCTTTTTAAGAATTACCTAAATGACTCTGAAGAACTTAAGAATACAATTTTTGAAGAATTAAAGTCTCGAGAACTTCAAACATATGAAACCTGTCCATACCCACATGATGAATATGAATACTTTGAAAGGTATGAAGAGGGAAAAGATTATCCAATTCACTTTCGTCGCCATATAGGAACTAATGAAAAACAAGTTTGCTTGGATGAAAATGAATTAGCACAAGGAAGAGACTTCCTTGATGTAGGAACATTTGAAATATCTCCATGTCATCGTTACCTCATCTATACTATTGATGACAATGGTGATGAGCTTTACGATCTATATATTAAGGACTTATCAACAAATGAGATAATTCTTGAAGGCCCTAAGAAAATCAACGGCGGTCCTGTTTGGTTTAATGATTCAAAACACTATGCTTATATTGAAATGGATGAGAATATGCGTCCTTTCAAAGTTCACGTCACTGATATGGTAAATTCTTTTGATAAAGTTATTTATACTGAAGAGTCTGGTGAGTATTTTCTAACAATCGAAGAAACAATGGATCACAGGTACTTGCTTATCAATGCTGGTGGTTCTGCAAATAATTCAATTTCATATATTAAAGCTGATGCTAGCGATTTAAATCCAATTGAAATCTTCCCTAAAGAAGACAAAATTGAGTACACGGTAGAAACAGATGGTAACGACTTCTTAGTTCTAACAAATAAGTTTAGCGAGAACTTCTCTATCTTAAGAACACCGATTGCAAGACCAGATTATGCTTCTGCAACGGTTGAGGTAGAAGGTAGCAGTGAAAGATACCTTACAAACTTAAATGTATTTAAAGATTTTAAAGTTATTAGTTTCCGCGAAAAAGGACTTAATCATTTTCTCGTAATCAAAGGTGATGAAAGAAAAGAAATATCTTTTCCAGAAGATGCTTATCATGTAGGTGGAGGTAATAATGCAAACTTTGATACTAAAGTTTATCGCTATAACTATAGCTCCCCGACAACTCCTAGCACAACATATGACTACAATGTAGAAACAGGAGAATCAACACGTATCCATCAAATTGAAGTTCCAGGCTTTGATCAACATAAATATGTCGTTGAGAGAAAATTTATTCCATCTCATGATGGAGTAATGGTTCCTATGACAATCATTAGAGCAAAGACAACAAAGATCGGAGATCCTAACAAGTGTCTTCTTTATGGTTATGGTTCTTACTCCATTTCAATTCATCCATGGTTTAATCGAAATAATATCTCACTTCTTGATCGTGGCTTTGTTTATGCTATCGGACATATTCGTGGAAGTTCGACAATGGGACGTTCATGGTATGAAAATGGAAAGTTTTTAAAGAAGCAAAATACTTTCAAAGATTTCTACGCCTGTGCCAAGTACCTAATCAATGAAGGCTATACGGCCAAAGGTAGAATCGGGATTATGGGCGGAAGTGCTGGTGGTATGCTTGTTGGAGCAACAATCAATCTAGACACTGAAAATCTGATTGGTGCCGCTTGCGCAGACGTTCCATTCGTTGATGTTCTAAACACAATGCTTGATGATAGTCTTCCCCTAACTCAGCTAGAGTATGAAGAATGGGGAAATCCTAATGATAAGGAATATTTTGACTACATTAAATCATATTGCCCATACTCAAATATTCAAAAAAGAGATTATCCAGCAGTTCTAGCGATCGCAGGTTTAAACGATCCTCGTGTTACCTACTGGGAACCAATGAAGTGGACTTATAAACTTCGCGATTTTGCTTCAGACTCAAGAGTAAAACTTCTTTGGACAAATATGGATGCGGGACACGCTGGTGCTTCAGGACGCTTTGAAACATTCAAAGAGTTTGCCGATATCTACACTTTCTTTATTAAAGAATTAGAATAA
- the nadB gene encoding L-aspartate oxidase, with protein sequence MNSYDFDVLILGCGIAGLATAAKLAESNLKVGIVTRAKDPQVSNTFWAQGGIIYPNASDDALGKDIQVASSNTSNPQAIETLKNFGKLAIDELLLEKANANFEKDENNSLKYTKEAAHSIERILYRGDYTGKEIQISLLNLLKDQKRYPTIHFLEAHTAIDLITASHHGISISQRYEERKILGAYLLNQEKGNVVKAMAKKTVLATGGVGALYLHHSNSGASRGDGIAMAKRAGADIIDMEFIQFHPTTFYDSSSHGRFLVSEAVRGEGGVLVNCNGERFMGKYHPEMELAPRDVVARSIMEETIETRHECVYLDISHKDGEWIKERFPTIYKHCLGHGIDMTKEPIPVVPAAHYTCGGVKIDMKGQTSIKNLYAVGEVSCSGLHGANRLASTSLLEGLTWGYLAAMDIAENVEEETLYSHLQIKNWQEEYASIDKALVQQDWMTLKLTMWNYVGLSRTTNRLKRALAMFNEINDEVSRFYRSCKLDDSLIGLRNAIEVSTMIVKSSMRNKESIGCFYRKL encoded by the coding sequence TTGAATAGTTACGACTTTGATGTTCTGATTTTAGGTTGCGGGATTGCAGGCCTTGCTACTGCAGCAAAGCTTGCTGAAAGTAATTTAAAAGTTGGAATCGTTACGCGTGCAAAAGATCCACAAGTTTCAAATACATTTTGGGCCCAGGGTGGGATTATCTATCCGAATGCAAGCGATGATGCCTTAGGGAAGGATATACAAGTTGCCTCTTCAAATACTTCCAATCCGCAAGCGATTGAAACACTAAAGAATTTTGGAAAGTTGGCCATCGATGAACTCTTATTAGAGAAAGCGAATGCGAATTTTGAAAAAGATGAGAATAATTCATTAAAATATACTAAGGAAGCGGCTCATTCAATTGAGCGAATTCTCTACCGTGGTGATTACACAGGTAAGGAAATTCAGATTAGTCTTTTAAATTTACTTAAAGATCAAAAGCGATATCCAACGATTCACTTCCTTGAAGCACATACGGCCATTGATTTAATTACGGCCTCTCACCATGGGATTTCGATTTCTCAGCGTTATGAAGAAAGAAAGATTCTCGGTGCCTATCTTTTAAATCAAGAAAAGGGCAATGTTGTAAAGGCCATGGCAAAGAAGACTGTTCTTGCCACTGGTGGTGTCGGAGCGCTTTATCTTCACCACTCAAACTCTGGCGCAAGTCGTGGCGATGGTATTGCCATGGCAAAGAGAGCAGGCGCAGATATTATTGATATGGAGTTCATTCAATTCCACCCAACTACATTTTATGATTCATCTTCACATGGACGCTTCTTAGTATCTGAAGCGGTACGTGGAGAAGGCGGAGTTCTCGTTAATTGTAATGGTGAGAGATTTATGGGCAAATACCATCCAGAAATGGAGCTTGCTCCTCGTGATGTTGTGGCCCGTTCAATAATGGAAGAAACTATTGAGACTAGACATGAGTGTGTCTATCTTGATATTTCACATAAAGATGGAGAGTGGATTAAAGAGCGCTTTCCAACTATCTATAAGCACTGCCTAGGCCATGGTATTGATATGACTAAGGAGCCAATTCCTGTTGTTCCTGCCGCTCATTATACTTGTGGTGGAGTTAAGATTGATATGAAAGGACAAACTTCAATTAAAAATCTCTACGCTGTAGGTGAAGTTTCTTGTTCTGGACTTCATGGAGCAAACCGACTTGCTTCAACTTCGCTGCTTGAAGGCTTAACTTGGGGCTACCTTGCCGCAATGGATATTGCAGAGAATGTAGAAGAGGAAACTCTTTACTCTCATCTGCAAATTAAGAATTGGCAAGAAGAGTACGCTTCTATTGATAAGGCACTTGTTCAACAAGACTGGATGACTCTAAAGCTTACGATGTGGAATTATGTTGGTCTTTCAAGAACAACAAATCGACTTAAGAGAGCACTTGCAATGTTTAATGAGATTAACGACGAAGTTTCTCGCTTCTATCGCAGCTGTAAGCTTGATGACAGTTTAATTGGTTTGAGAAATGCGATTGAAGTTTCTACGATGATTGTAAAATCTTCGATGCGAAATAAAGAGTCCATTGGTTGTTTTTATCGCAAGCTGTAA
- a CDS encoding TolC family protein, with protein sequence MKYILLALVSFSASANLKNYVREYLKNSTEVKEASYNFELSKLTLELESGEKRPWTLGVLAQHDDVGLISNPNNPNLINTYKAFNSGVELSKENVWGGKFSITGSYIDFSGGTEYEGYNQEVSYTQDLGKNFLGRNDDADIKIAEKNVYSSKYAFDAEVSQNVLEFIETYYNYKKTKTLIQLKDEAMKRAQKRLKFVQKQVRDGLKERVDLYSAQASVNSVGEEHAELESQLETYKKSLESKLERPHSFNDIDLYKIEKNKMETITDGEIDSNLTIQALNKKLESLNTAIEKYDNSVFPTIELSGAYKTNSYTVAGSGNVFSDGTFGSDNDATEVGLQIVIPLGMTVEKNNLKEARINKLNTEYQHRLAKIRTKNQLDALKNTIRLIDKTIDLVLKRHKLATLSVAEYNKLYSRGRADFDNVISAEERLISTENKFVEYISRRQKLYFSLLDIYGKLGNHFQ encoded by the coding sequence ATGAAATATATTTTATTGGCTCTTGTGTCATTTTCAGCAAGTGCAAATCTAAAGAATTATGTTCGTGAATATTTAAAAAATTCAACAGAAGTTAAAGAAGCGAGTTACAATTTTGAGCTTTCTAAACTTACTCTTGAACTTGAGTCTGGTGAGAAAAGGCCTTGGACTTTAGGTGTTTTAGCTCAACATGATGATGTTGGCCTTATTTCGAATCCAAATAATCCAAACCTGATTAATACATATAAGGCATTCAATTCAGGTGTCGAATTATCTAAAGAAAATGTTTGGGGTGGAAAATTTTCGATCACTGGCTCTTATATTGATTTTAGTGGTGGAACCGAATACGAAGGGTATAACCAAGAAGTTTCATACACTCAGGATCTAGGAAAGAACTTCTTAGGCCGTAATGACGATGCTGACATCAAAATTGCTGAAAAGAATGTCTATTCATCTAAGTATGCTTTCGACGCTGAAGTTTCTCAAAATGTTCTCGAGTTTATCGAAACTTATTATAATTACAAAAAAACAAAGACACTTATTCAGCTTAAAGATGAAGCGATGAAGCGTGCTCAAAAAAGACTTAAGTTCGTTCAAAAGCAAGTTAGAGATGGCCTAAAGGAAAGAGTTGATCTCTATTCAGCTCAAGCGTCTGTTAATTCTGTAGGTGAGGAGCATGCAGAACTTGAGTCTCAACTTGAAACTTATAAGAAGTCTTTAGAGAGTAAGCTAGAAAGGCCTCACTCATTTAATGATATCGATTTATATAAAATTGAAAAAAATAAAATGGAAACAATCACAGATGGTGAAATCGACTCCAATCTTACTATTCAGGCTTTAAATAAAAAGCTTGAATCATTAAATACAGCTATCGAAAAGTATGACAACTCTGTATTTCCAACGATTGAATTAAGTGGTGCATACAAGACTAATAGTTATACAGTTGCAGGAAGCGGGAACGTTTTCAGTGATGGTACATTTGGTTCTGATAATGATGCGACAGAAGTAGGTCTACAAATTGTAATCCCTCTTGGTATGACAGTTGAAAAAAATAACTTAAAAGAAGCAAGAATTAATAAGCTTAATACTGAGTATCAGCATCGCCTGGCAAAGATAAGAACTAAGAATCAATTAGATGCGCTTAAGAATACAATTCGTCTAATTGATAAGACGATTGATCTTGTTCTTAAAAGACACAAGTTAGCGACTCTTTCAGTTGCGGAATATAACAAGCTATACTCTCGTGGCCGTGCTGACTTTGATAATGTGATTTCAGCAGAAGAAAGGCTTATTAGTACTGAAAATAAATTCGTAGAATATATAAGTCGTCGTCAAAAACTGTACTTCAGTTTACTTGATATCTACGGAAAGCTTGGTAACCACTTTCAATAA